The following proteins are encoded in a genomic region of Triticum dicoccoides isolate Atlit2015 ecotype Zavitan chromosome 1B, WEW_v2.0, whole genome shotgun sequence:
- the LOC119345151 gene encoding uncharacterized protein LOC119345151, whose translation MPAGEPLRGRGAGNRPAAPATAYSGVAKKLPLTLLVFFSALLYNQIQPPPPKVPGSPGGPPVTANRTKLRDGRHLAYLESGVPKEQAKYKIIFVHGFFCCRYDVLNVSQGLLQELGIYLLSFDRPGYCESDAHPARTEESIAVDIAELADNLQLGPKFHLMGFSMGGEIMWSCLKHIPHRLAGVAILAPVGNYWWSGLPPDVYQEAWYVQFPQDRAAVWVAHHLPWLANWWNTQRLFPSSSVKARNPAIYSKEDKPLTAKFAQRAHNKQVTQQGEHESLHRDMIVGFGKCGWSPLQPGNAFAGVGDDVKVHLWHGVEDLFVPVALSRYISKRLPWVIYHELPTAGHLFPVADGMPDVIVKSLLLGDG comes from the exons ATGCCGGCCGGTGAGCCCCTCCGCGGCCGTGGTGCCGGCAACAGGCCTGCAGCGCCGGCCACAGCGTATTCTG GCGTTGCCAAGAAGCTGCCACTGACTCTGCTCGTGTTCTTCTCCGCCCTGCTCTACAACCAGATTCAGCCGCCGCCGCCAAAGGTCCCTGGCTCGCCGGGCGGGCCTCCGGTGacggcaaaccggacaaagctgagGGACGGCAGGCACCTGGCCTACCTGGAATCCGGCGTCCCAAAGGAGCAGGCCAAGTACAAGATCATTTTTGTCCATGGCTTCTTCTGCTGCAGATACGACGTGCTCAACGTCTCCCAG GGGCTGCTCCAAGAACTGGGCATCTACCTGCTGTCCTTCGACCGGCCGGGGTACTGCGAGAGCGACGCGCACCCGGCGCGGACGGAGGAGAGCATCGCCGTCGACATCGCGGAGCTGGCCGACAACCTGCAGCTGGGGCCCAAGTTCCACCTCATGGGCTTCTCCATGGGCGGCGAGATCATGTGGAGCTGCCTCAAGCACATCCCGCACAG GCTCGCCGGCGTGGCCATTCTCGCGCCGGTAGGCAACTACTGGTGGTCCGGCCTGCCGCCGGACGTGTACCAGGAGGCGTGGTACGTGCAGTTCCCGCAGGACCGAGCCGCCGTCTGGGTCGCCCACCACCTCCCGTGGCTGGCCAACTGGTGGAACACCCAGAGACTGTTCCCAAGCTCCAGCGTCAAGGCCCGGAACCCAGCCATATACTCCAAGGAAGACAAGCCGCTCACCGCCAAGTTCGCCCAGCGAGCCCACAAT AAGCAGGTCACGCAGCAAGGGGAGCACGAGTCCCTGCACCGGGACATGATCGTCGGGTTCGGGAAGTGCGGATGGAGCCCGCTGCAACCAGGCAACGCGTTCGCCGGCGTCGGCGACGATGTGAAGGTGCACCTGTGGCACGGAGTCGAGGACCTGTTCGTGCCTGTTGCCCTGTCGCGGTACATCAGCAAGAGGCTCCCCTGGGTGATCTACCACGAGCTCCCGACGGCCGGCCACCTGTTCCCGGTCGCCGACGGGATGCCCGATGTCATCGTCAAATCGCTGCTGCTCGGAGACGGGTGA